Proteins from a single region of Chanodichthys erythropterus isolate Z2021 chromosome 13, ASM2448905v1, whole genome shotgun sequence:
- the unga gene encoding uracil DNA glycosylase a isoform X3: MIGQKSIKSFFSPASKKRNLDEILSGGTWNSTKYVKISPQGKKQKLESDTFSPSLSPEQLERISRNKKAALERLAAHHPAPDGIGESWKKALNAEFGKNYFKSLMSFVAEERKKHTIYPPSHEVFTWTRTCDIKDVKVVILGQDPYHGPNQAHGLCFSVQRPVPPPPSLVNIFKELASDIDGFEQPGHGDLTGWANQGVLLLNAVLTVRAHQANSHKDKGWEIFTDAVVHWLSTNMEGLVFLLWGSYAQKKGAAINKKRHHVLQAVHPSPLSAHRGFFGCKHFSKTNELLKKSGKKPIDWSAL, encoded by the exons atgatcgGACAGAAGAGTATCAAGTCGTTCTTTTCGCCAGCGTCCAAAAAAAGAAATCTGGACGAGATTCTTTCAGGAG GAACATGGAATTCAACCAAATACGTTAAAATATCGCCTCAGGGGAAAAAGCAAAAGTTGGAGAGCGATACATTCTCTCCATCACTGAGTCCGGAGCAGCTTGAACGGATCTCCAGAAACAAAAAGGCGGCTCTGGAACGGCTCGCTGCGCACCATCCTGCTCCGGACGGGATCGGAGAGAGCTGGAAGAAAGCGCTCAACGCTGAGTTCGGAAAGAACTACTTTAAGTCA TTGATGTCTTTTGTTGCTGAGGAGAGGAAAAAACACACCATCTATCCACCTTCACATGAAGTTTTCACCTGGACACGAACATGTGACATAAAAGAT GTAAAGGTTGTGATACTTGGCCAGGACCCGTATCATGGGCCAAACCAGGCTCATGGGCTTTGCTTCAGCGTTCAGAGACCTGTGCCACCTCCACCAAG CTTGGTGAACATATTCAAAGAACTGGCTTCAGACATCGACGGCTTTGAGCAACCCGGTCATGGAGATCTTACTGGATGGGCAAATCAAG GAGTTCTGTTGCTGAATGCTGTGCTGACTGTGCGTGCACACCAGGCCAACTCTCACAAAGACAAGGGCTGGGAGATTTTCACAGATGCTGTGGTACACTGGCTCAGCACTAACATGGAGGGTCTTGTTTTTCTTCTCTGGGGCTCTTATGCTCAAAAGAAAGGGGCTGCAATTAACAAG AAAAGACACCATGTTCTGCAAGCTGTCCATCCCTCGCCACTATCTGCTCACCGTGGTTTCTTCGGATGTAAACATTTCTCAAAGACCAATGAACTGCTAAAGAAGTCAGGAAAGAAGCCCATAGACTGGAGCGCTTTGTGA
- the mlxip gene encoding MLX-interacting protein isoform X2 — protein sequence MATREARQYRRAAIKLEQDDDSDAEEPTISLKKSDGRESQIIHSGHFMVSSPHTDHPPKKGYDFDTVNKQTCQTYHFGKTSTSHLSIDASLTKLFECMTLAYSGRLVSPKWKNFKGLKLLWRDKIRLNNAIWRAWYMQYVEKRQNPVCHFVTPLDGNMDSGVHRPTEAIATEGKYWKRRIEIVIREYHKWRTYFKKRKHKDEDLSSLLKGAEEQFSLFGEVCPDTYRVLFCQDEDISVGGRRRSRKSRDSPVPMEMDSLFDMDVLMSEFSDTLFSTLASHQPVAWPNPREIAHAGNADMIQPGLIPLQPNLDFMDTFEPLQDLFHTLRQPVFPSTSPTAPPVTPLTSSSSQTQNPLLSSMPLSSELPSLPLDYRLLPSSPLSSHLSVANQDNGNAVGTSYQQSYMRLFTEQVTPSVPSLLPPPAPPLPPAPQPLPCGGVSTVTTVPQPTPSLTSPSVITHSAPSTVTPTDAATTFSRRSSFELPAAPSPQPAASTSASLNSQPANFALPKSILPPVSSKKARHPQRAIVPANPLPPSQLILTGSTHAVLVTPAPLNTDVVPTTGMVIPSSRIPCVSAGFHILPQTQKSPQPIVPKEETATTVSNNKTSVQSTSTVHDGRVSGQGSPLGPEQVPSPQSPLNTSAGMGKNEACKSRRVTHISAEQKRRFTINVCFKTLCNLVPTLKSQSNISNAATLQKTVDYIGKLQLERQQMQEETKRLREEIEELNTSISLCQEQLPDTGVPVARHRFDHMREKFEDYVKNRTLQNWKFWIFSVIIQPLFESFNGTVSTTNNTELCETTMQWLDRYCALPVLRPMVLRTLRQLCTSTSILNDPALLPEEAKKAVLNPKKHSS from the exons ATGGCTACTCGAGAGGCACGGCAGTACCGAAGGGCTGCTATCAAGCTGGAGCAGGACGACGACTCTGACGCAGAGGAACCGACTATTTCGTTAAAGAAATCTGACGGACGAGAGTCGCAGATCATCCACAGCGGTCATTTTATGGTGTCTTCTCCTCATACCGACCACCCCCCGAAGAAAGGATACGACTTCGacactgtaaataaacaaaCCTGCCAGACGTATCATTTCGGAAAGACTAGCACGTCGCATCTCTCTATTGATGCTTCCCTGACGAAGCTGTTTGAGTGCATGACCCTTGCGTACAG TGGAAGGTTGGTGTCACCAAAATGGAAGAACTTCAAAGGCCTCAAGCTGCTGTGGAGGGACAAGATTCGCCTCAACAATGCTATTTGGAGAGCCTGGTATATGCAAT ATGTAGAGAAGAGACAGAACCCTGTTTGCCATTTTGTTACACCTTTGGATGGCAATATGGATTCGGGAGTACATCGACCAACAGAG GCAATAGCGACAGAAGGCAAGTACTGGAAACGGAGGATTGAAATCGTCATCAGGGAATATCATAAATGGAGAACATATTTCAAGAAAAGa AAGCACAAGGATGAAGACCTGTCCAGCCTTCTCAAG GGTGCGGAGGAACAGTTTTCACTCTTTGGGGAAGTGTGTCCAGACACCTACCGTGTCCTCTTCTGCCAGGATGAGGATATCAGTGTGGGAGGTCGTCGTAGGTCCCGCAAGAGTCGCGATTCACCTGTTCCAATGGAGATGGACTCCCTTTTTGACATGGACGTGCTCATGTCTGAATTCTCAGACACGCTCTTTTCCACACTGGCCTCTCATCAGCCTGTAGCATGGCCCAATCCGAGGGAGATTG CCCATGCAGGTAATGCAGATATGATCCAGCCCGGCCTCATCCCACTGCAGCCCAATCTGGACTTCATGGACACTTTTGAGCCTCTGCAAG ATTTGTTTCACACCCTGCGTCAGCCAGTCTTCCCCTCCACTTCCCCCACTGCCCCACCAGTCACCCCCCTAACCAGCAGCAGCTCCCAAACACAG AATCCCTTGCTGTCATCCATGCCGCTCTCCTCAGAGCTTCCCTCTCTGCCACTGGACTACCGCCTCCTCCCGTCTTCTCCACTGTCCAGCCATCTTTCTGTCGCCAACCAGGACAATGGTAATGCTGTTGGCACATCCTACCAACAATCCTACATGCGTCTTTTCACCGAGCAAGTGACCCCCTCCGTCCCATCTCTCCTGCCACCACCAGCTCCACCTCTCCCACCAGCCCCACAACCTCTCCCGTGTGGAGGTGTTTCTACAGTCACTACAGTCCCTCAGCCCACCCCAAGCCTCACATCTCCTTCTGTAATAACGCACTCCGCCCCTTCCACAGTAACTCCCACTGACGCAGCCACTACTTTCAGTCGCAGGTCAAGCTTTGAACTGCCTGCCGCACCATCTCCACAGCCTGCGGCCTCAACCTCTGCCTCACTGAACTCACAGCCAGCCAACTTTGCCTTGCCCAAATCCATTCTGCCTCCTGTTTCTAGCAAAAAAGCCAGACACCCACAGAGAGCGATTGTCCCGGCCAATCCACTGCCGCCATCTCAACTCATACTCACAG GTTCCACCCACGCTGTCCTTGTTACTCCTGCCCCTCTCAACACTGATGTTGTCCCCACCACTGGTATGGTCATTCCCTCCTCCAGAATTCCTTGT GTTTCTGCTGGTTTTCATATTCTCCCTCAGACACAGAAGTCTCCCCAACCAATCGTACCCAAAGAGGAAACTGCCACAACTGTATCCAACAACAAGACATCAGTACAGTCAACAAGTACAG TACACGACGGGCGGGTCTCAGGTCAAGGGTCACCATTGGGACCAGAACAGGTACCAAGTCCCCAGTCACCTCTTAACACCAGTGCAGGCATGGGCAAAAATGAAGCCTGTAAG AGTCGGAGAGTTACTCACATATCTGCTGAGCAGAAGAGGCGATTTACCATAAATGTCTGCTTCAAGACATTGTGTAATCTTGTGCCGACTCTCAAGTCTCAATCAAAT ATCAGTAATGCTGCAACACTTCAAAAGACAGTCGACTACATTGGCAAACTACAACTCGAGAGACAACAGATGCAGGAAGAGACCAAGAGATTACGAGAGGAGATTGAGGAGCTTAATACATCTATAAG CTTGTGCCAGGAACAGCTTCCTGATACAGGGGTTCCCGTCGCACGTCATCGCTTTGACCACATGAGGGAGAAGTTTGAGGACTATGTGAAGAACAGAACTCTTCAGAACTGGAAATTCTGGATA TTTAGCGTCATTATTCAACCTCTTTTTGAGTCCTTCAATGGGACAGTGTCTACCACCAACAACACAGAGCTGTGTGAAACCACCATGCAGTGGCTGGATCGTTACTGTGCCCTCCCTGTCCTCCGACCTA TGGTACTCAGGACATTACGACAACTCTGTACCAGCACATCCATCTTGAACGATCCTGCACTTTTACCTGAGGAAGCCAAAAAAGCTGTTCTCAACCCAAAAAAACATTCCTCATGA
- the unga gene encoding uracil DNA glycosylase a isoform X1, with translation MFSNIACLSFLNVQIPTLLAKRTWNSTKYVKISPQGKKQKLESDTFSPSLSPEQLERISRNKKAALERLAAHHPAPDGIGESWKKALNAEFGKNYFKSLMSFVAEERKKHTIYPPSHEVFTWTRTCDIKDVKVVILGQDPYHGPNQAHGLCFSVQRPVPPPPSLVNIFKELASDIDGFEQPGHGDLTGWANQGVLLLNAVLTVRAHQANSHKDKGWEIFTDAVVHWLSTNMEGLVFLLWGSYAQKKGAAINKKRHHVLQAVHPSPLSAHRGFFGCKHFSKTNELLKKSGKKPIDWSAL, from the exons ATGTTTTCAAATATAGCTTGTCttagttttttaaatgtacaaattCCGACCCTTTTGGCCAAACGAACATGGAATTCAACCAAATACGTTAAAATATCGCCTCAGGGGAAAAAGCAAAAGTTGGAGAGCGATACATTCTCTCCATCACTGAGTCCGGAGCAGCTTGAACGGATCTCCAGAAACAAAAAGGCGGCTCTGGAACGGCTCGCTGCGCACCATCCTGCTCCGGACGGGATCGGAGAGAGCTGGAAGAAAGCGCTCAACGCTGAGTTCGGAAAGAACTACTTTAAGTCA TTGATGTCTTTTGTTGCTGAGGAGAGGAAAAAACACACCATCTATCCACCTTCACATGAAGTTTTCACCTGGACACGAACATGTGACATAAAAGAT GTAAAGGTTGTGATACTTGGCCAGGACCCGTATCATGGGCCAAACCAGGCTCATGGGCTTTGCTTCAGCGTTCAGAGACCTGTGCCACCTCCACCAAG CTTGGTGAACATATTCAAAGAACTGGCTTCAGACATCGACGGCTTTGAGCAACCCGGTCATGGAGATCTTACTGGATGGGCAAATCAAG GAGTTCTGTTGCTGAATGCTGTGCTGACTGTGCGTGCACACCAGGCCAACTCTCACAAAGACAAGGGCTGGGAGATTTTCACAGATGCTGTGGTACACTGGCTCAGCACTAACATGGAGGGTCTTGTTTTTCTTCTCTGGGGCTCTTATGCTCAAAAGAAAGGGGCTGCAATTAACAAG AAAAGACACCATGTTCTGCAAGCTGTCCATCCCTCGCCACTATCTGCTCACCGTGGTTTCTTCGGATGTAAACATTTCTCAAAGACCAATGAACTGCTAAAGAAGTCAGGAAAGAAGCCCATAGACTGGAGCGCTTTGTGA
- the mlxip gene encoding MLX-interacting protein isoform X1, translated as MATREARQYRRAAIKLEQDDDSDAEEPTISLKKSDGRESQIIHSGHFMVSSPHTDHPPKKGYDFDTVNKQTCQTYHFGKTSTSHLSIDASLTKLFECMTLAYSGRLVSPKWKNFKGLKLLWRDKIRLNNAIWRAWYMQYVEKRQNPVCHFVTPLDGNMDSGVHRPTEAIATEGKYWKRRIEIVIREYHKWRTYFKKRLQKHKDEDLSSLLKGAEEQFSLFGEVCPDTYRVLFCQDEDISVGGRRRSRKSRDSPVPMEMDSLFDMDVLMSEFSDTLFSTLASHQPVAWPNPREIAHAGNADMIQPGLIPLQPNLDFMDTFEPLQDLFHTLRQPVFPSTSPTAPPVTPLTSSSSQTQNPLLSSMPLSSELPSLPLDYRLLPSSPLSSHLSVANQDNGNAVGTSYQQSYMRLFTEQVTPSVPSLLPPPAPPLPPAPQPLPCGGVSTVTTVPQPTPSLTSPSVITHSAPSTVTPTDAATTFSRRSSFELPAAPSPQPAASTSASLNSQPANFALPKSILPPVSSKKARHPQRAIVPANPLPPSQLILTGSTHAVLVTPAPLNTDVVPTTGMVIPSSRIPCVSAGFHILPQTQKSPQPIVPKEETATTVSNNKTSVQSTSTVHDGRVSGQGSPLGPEQVPSPQSPLNTSAGMGKNEACKSRRVTHISAEQKRRFTINVCFKTLCNLVPTLKSQSNISNAATLQKTVDYIGKLQLERQQMQEETKRLREEIEELNTSISLCQEQLPDTGVPVARHRFDHMREKFEDYVKNRTLQNWKFWIFSVIIQPLFESFNGTVSTTNNTELCETTMQWLDRYCALPVLRPMVLRTLRQLCTSTSILNDPALLPEEAKKAVLNPKKHSS; from the exons ATGGCTACTCGAGAGGCACGGCAGTACCGAAGGGCTGCTATCAAGCTGGAGCAGGACGACGACTCTGACGCAGAGGAACCGACTATTTCGTTAAAGAAATCTGACGGACGAGAGTCGCAGATCATCCACAGCGGTCATTTTATGGTGTCTTCTCCTCATACCGACCACCCCCCGAAGAAAGGATACGACTTCGacactgtaaataaacaaaCCTGCCAGACGTATCATTTCGGAAAGACTAGCACGTCGCATCTCTCTATTGATGCTTCCCTGACGAAGCTGTTTGAGTGCATGACCCTTGCGTACAG TGGAAGGTTGGTGTCACCAAAATGGAAGAACTTCAAAGGCCTCAAGCTGCTGTGGAGGGACAAGATTCGCCTCAACAATGCTATTTGGAGAGCCTGGTATATGCAAT ATGTAGAGAAGAGACAGAACCCTGTTTGCCATTTTGTTACACCTTTGGATGGCAATATGGATTCGGGAGTACATCGACCAACAGAG GCAATAGCGACAGAAGGCAAGTACTGGAAACGGAGGATTGAAATCGTCATCAGGGAATATCATAAATGGAGAACATATTTCAAGAAAAGa ttaCAGAAGCACAAGGATGAAGACCTGTCCAGCCTTCTCAAG GGTGCGGAGGAACAGTTTTCACTCTTTGGGGAAGTGTGTCCAGACACCTACCGTGTCCTCTTCTGCCAGGATGAGGATATCAGTGTGGGAGGTCGTCGTAGGTCCCGCAAGAGTCGCGATTCACCTGTTCCAATGGAGATGGACTCCCTTTTTGACATGGACGTGCTCATGTCTGAATTCTCAGACACGCTCTTTTCCACACTGGCCTCTCATCAGCCTGTAGCATGGCCCAATCCGAGGGAGATTG CCCATGCAGGTAATGCAGATATGATCCAGCCCGGCCTCATCCCACTGCAGCCCAATCTGGACTTCATGGACACTTTTGAGCCTCTGCAAG ATTTGTTTCACACCCTGCGTCAGCCAGTCTTCCCCTCCACTTCCCCCACTGCCCCACCAGTCACCCCCCTAACCAGCAGCAGCTCCCAAACACAG AATCCCTTGCTGTCATCCATGCCGCTCTCCTCAGAGCTTCCCTCTCTGCCACTGGACTACCGCCTCCTCCCGTCTTCTCCACTGTCCAGCCATCTTTCTGTCGCCAACCAGGACAATGGTAATGCTGTTGGCACATCCTACCAACAATCCTACATGCGTCTTTTCACCGAGCAAGTGACCCCCTCCGTCCCATCTCTCCTGCCACCACCAGCTCCACCTCTCCCACCAGCCCCACAACCTCTCCCGTGTGGAGGTGTTTCTACAGTCACTACAGTCCCTCAGCCCACCCCAAGCCTCACATCTCCTTCTGTAATAACGCACTCCGCCCCTTCCACAGTAACTCCCACTGACGCAGCCACTACTTTCAGTCGCAGGTCAAGCTTTGAACTGCCTGCCGCACCATCTCCACAGCCTGCGGCCTCAACCTCTGCCTCACTGAACTCACAGCCAGCCAACTTTGCCTTGCCCAAATCCATTCTGCCTCCTGTTTCTAGCAAAAAAGCCAGACACCCACAGAGAGCGATTGTCCCGGCCAATCCACTGCCGCCATCTCAACTCATACTCACAG GTTCCACCCACGCTGTCCTTGTTACTCCTGCCCCTCTCAACACTGATGTTGTCCCCACCACTGGTATGGTCATTCCCTCCTCCAGAATTCCTTGT GTTTCTGCTGGTTTTCATATTCTCCCTCAGACACAGAAGTCTCCCCAACCAATCGTACCCAAAGAGGAAACTGCCACAACTGTATCCAACAACAAGACATCAGTACAGTCAACAAGTACAG TACACGACGGGCGGGTCTCAGGTCAAGGGTCACCATTGGGACCAGAACAGGTACCAAGTCCCCAGTCACCTCTTAACACCAGTGCAGGCATGGGCAAAAATGAAGCCTGTAAG AGTCGGAGAGTTACTCACATATCTGCTGAGCAGAAGAGGCGATTTACCATAAATGTCTGCTTCAAGACATTGTGTAATCTTGTGCCGACTCTCAAGTCTCAATCAAAT ATCAGTAATGCTGCAACACTTCAAAAGACAGTCGACTACATTGGCAAACTACAACTCGAGAGACAACAGATGCAGGAAGAGACCAAGAGATTACGAGAGGAGATTGAGGAGCTTAATACATCTATAAG CTTGTGCCAGGAACAGCTTCCTGATACAGGGGTTCCCGTCGCACGTCATCGCTTTGACCACATGAGGGAGAAGTTTGAGGACTATGTGAAGAACAGAACTCTTCAGAACTGGAAATTCTGGATA TTTAGCGTCATTATTCAACCTCTTTTTGAGTCCTTCAATGGGACAGTGTCTACCACCAACAACACAGAGCTGTGTGAAACCACCATGCAGTGGCTGGATCGTTACTGTGCCCTCCCTGTCCTCCGACCTA TGGTACTCAGGACATTACGACAACTCTGTACCAGCACATCCATCTTGAACGATCCTGCACTTTTACCTGAGGAAGCCAAAAAAGCTGTTCTCAACCCAAAAAAACATTCCTCATGA
- the unga gene encoding uracil DNA glycosylase a isoform X2, whose protein sequence is MIGQKSIKSFFSPASKKRNLDEILSGDDGKKQKLESDTFSPSLSPEQLERISRNKKAALERLAAHHPAPDGIGESWKKALNAEFGKNYFKSLMSFVAEERKKHTIYPPSHEVFTWTRTCDIKDVKVVILGQDPYHGPNQAHGLCFSVQRPVPPPPSLVNIFKELASDIDGFEQPGHGDLTGWANQGVLLLNAVLTVRAHQANSHKDKGWEIFTDAVVHWLSTNMEGLVFLLWGSYAQKKGAAINKKRHHVLQAVHPSPLSAHRGFFGCKHFSKTNELLKKSGKKPIDWSAL, encoded by the exons atgatcgGACAGAAGAGTATCAAGTCGTTCTTTTCGCCAGCGTCCAAAAAAAGAAATCTGGACGAGATTCTTTCAGGAGATGAT GGGAAAAAGCAAAAGTTGGAGAGCGATACATTCTCTCCATCACTGAGTCCGGAGCAGCTTGAACGGATCTCCAGAAACAAAAAGGCGGCTCTGGAACGGCTCGCTGCGCACCATCCTGCTCCGGACGGGATCGGAGAGAGCTGGAAGAAAGCGCTCAACGCTGAGTTCGGAAAGAACTACTTTAAGTCA TTGATGTCTTTTGTTGCTGAGGAGAGGAAAAAACACACCATCTATCCACCTTCACATGAAGTTTTCACCTGGACACGAACATGTGACATAAAAGAT GTAAAGGTTGTGATACTTGGCCAGGACCCGTATCATGGGCCAAACCAGGCTCATGGGCTTTGCTTCAGCGTTCAGAGACCTGTGCCACCTCCACCAAG CTTGGTGAACATATTCAAAGAACTGGCTTCAGACATCGACGGCTTTGAGCAACCCGGTCATGGAGATCTTACTGGATGGGCAAATCAAG GAGTTCTGTTGCTGAATGCTGTGCTGACTGTGCGTGCACACCAGGCCAACTCTCACAAAGACAAGGGCTGGGAGATTTTCACAGATGCTGTGGTACACTGGCTCAGCACTAACATGGAGGGTCTTGTTTTTCTTCTCTGGGGCTCTTATGCTCAAAAGAAAGGGGCTGCAATTAACAAG AAAAGACACCATGTTCTGCAAGCTGTCCATCCCTCGCCACTATCTGCTCACCGTGGTTTCTTCGGATGTAAACATTTCTCAAAGACCAATGAACTGCTAAAGAAGTCAGGAAAGAAGCCCATAGACTGGAGCGCTTTGTGA